The stretch of DNA ATGTTTTTGACTGAGCGTATGGAGGGTGTGCTCAGAATCAATGCTTCTATTTTGCGTAGCGTGATCAATGGGCGAGAGACAGATTTGAAAAAGATGATGCAAAAAGCTCTTGCACTCTTTGAGGTGTTTGAAGAGGAAGAAAAAGAATCTATGCTGAGCACATTTAAAAGAGTGGCAAATATCACCAAAGAGATTGGTGGTGATCCAAAAGAGATCGATCTTTCTTTGTTTCAAGAAACCCAAGAGATGGAGCTTTATCAAGCATTGCAAAGAATCAAAGCACAACCCCAAAGTGATCTTAAGGGTTATATTAAGGCTTTATTCTCCCTGAAAGCACCTTTGAATGATTTTTTTGATTCTGTGATGGTAAATGCTGAGGATGAGAAAATAAGAGAAAATCGCAAAAATTTGATTTATGCGATCTATTGGATGTTTTTGGAGATTGGGGATATTAAAGAGATCACTGGATAGGGAGAATTAGGTGGGGTTTTTGATCACCCTAAGGGGTGAGAAAGCTTGTGTTGTTGGCATAAGCTCTAAGCGATTGATGTTGATATGAGATGGGAGAGAAGCACACCAAAATACAGATTCGGCGATATCTTCTGGCATCAATGGAGTGGTGTTAGCATAGACCTCCTTGGCTTTTTGCTCATCTCCATTAAACCTAACAAGAGAGAATTCGCTTCCACCAACCAAACTAGGCTCAATATTGGTGATGCGAATATTTTGATCGATAAGATCTGCGCGTAGATTGAGGCTAAATTGTTTGATAAAGGCTTTTGTCGCTCCATAAATATTACTCCCAGGGTAGGGATAATTGCCTGCAATTGATCCGATATTGATAATGTGCCCTTTTTGATTTGCAATCATTGAAGGAAGAATGAAATGCGTGAGCTCTACAAGGGCAAGAATATTGGTTTCAATCATTTCTTGATAGTTTTGTTTGGGGCTTTTATAAAATGGCTCAAGTCCCAGTGCTAATCCTGCATTGTTGATCAAAACATCAATTTTAGATAGAAAAGATTGAAGCCTTGCTTGAACTTCTTGGATATTTCTTAGATCACAGTCAATGATTTCAAGACAATTTGAACCTAGTAGGCTTTGAAGTTTTTCTAGCCTATCTTTGCGTCGTGCGAGTAAAATCACTTGATGCTTTTCTTGAATAAAACGCTTTGCAATCGCTTCGCCTATTCCGCTTGATGCTCCAGTAATGAGGGCTAGCATTATTGCAATGGATCCATACGTAAGATTTGTTGGAATTTAAAATCTTCCAATTCTTGTCTGAGATTTTTATTTTCTTCTTGCAATAGCTCTAGATGGCTATCAATTTTTGCAATATCTCGGCTAATGTAGTAAATCTGTCCTGAAACATAAATTTTGGGTGCAAAGACACAAAAAATCAACAAAAAGATGATCAATGCCCAAACTAAATCCTTGCCATTGATTTTTCCTGAATCAGAGCTTATAGAAGTGAGTGCATCTTTTTCATTTTGAGAGAGAGTTTGTTGTGTATTCATTTTTGTCGTCCAAATTGAAATGCCCTAAGTTTAGCACTACGCGATCGTATATTGGAGGATAGTTCTGCTTGTGTTGCACTTATGGGTTTTTTAGTCAGAATTTTACCATGGCTGTGATGATTTCCGCATTCGCATCGCATGACACTTTGTGGGCAGATGCATGATTTTTCCCAGTCCTTAAAGGTATTTTTAATGATGCGATCTTCAAGAGAATGAAAGGAGATGATGCTCAAGATCGTATTTTGTAATTTAGATGAAGCATTGCAAATCTTTTGCAATAGAGTTTGCAAGACATTTAGCTCTTGATTGACTTCAATCCTTAGAGCTTGGAATGCAAGGGTGGCGGGGTGAATGTGATGTCTTTTGAAATGCTTTTGTAAAAACGCGCTGAGTTGAGCAGCACTTCTAAAGGGTTGTTTTTGGCGTTCTTGAAGAATAAGTGCAGCCATTTTTTTGTATTCCCTGATTTCTCCATAGTCTCTAAAGATTTTTTCTAGCTCAAGTTTTGAATAAGTATTGATCACTTGTTCTGCACTTATGGGGCATTCTTGATTCATGCGCATATCAAGCACAGGAGAATCAAAAGAAAATCCCCTCTCAAGAGTATCAAGCTGGAATGAGCTCACACCAATATCTGCCAAGATTCCTACAATTGGAGAGGATTGCAGAGCCTCATCAATTTTGTCTGAAAAATTTCCCTCCAAAATTCTCAATCTTTCTGAGCGGATGTGTTGTTTGCAATATTCTTGAGCATCTCTATCTTGATCGATTCCAATGATTTGAAGAGTGGGATGAGCTTGCAAAAGTGCAGAAGTGTGCCCGCCAAAACCAAGCGTGCAATCAATCAAAATTCCATTTTCAGGAATTGAAGAAAAGAGCTCTAAAACTTCTTCTTTTAAGACGGGAATATGTGGATTCATTTAGATTCTTGCAACGCCATCAGATTTTGCACTTTGGGCCACAGCTTCTGAAAGCTTGGGTAACAATCTTAAATCAAAAGGCATAGGGATAATATAATCTTTTCCAAAAGACAAATCTCTTTGATAAAGCTTGCATAGCTCTTGAGGGACCTCTTCTTGAGCAAGTTGAGCCAATGCGATTGAGCAGGCTTTTTTCATATTTTCTGTAATTTTTGAAGCACGGACATCTAAAGCTCCTCTAAATAAATAAGGGAAAGCCAAAACATTATTGATTTGATTGGGATAATCACTGCGTCCAGTTGCGACAATAGCATCAGGTCTAACTTCCTTGATAAGTTCTGGAGCGATTTCAGGATTGGGATTGCTTAAGACAAAGAGCAGAGGATTTGGTGCCATTTCTTTAATGTCCTCTTGTGTGAGAATATTGGCTCTTGAGAGACCTAGTAGGACATCAGCTCCTTTGAGAGCTTCTTGATATGAAGCAAATGTTTTTTGTGAGATGAATTCTTGCTTTTGTGGTGTGAGATCTGATCTGAGGTGATTGATAAGTCCTTGAGAATCAAACATGTGGATATGCTGAACTCCAAAGCTTTTATACATTTTTGCACAAGAAATTGCACTTGCTCCAGCGCCAATAATGACGACTTTGAGATCTTGAAGTTCTTTATTGACAATCTTTGAAGCATTGAGTAGAGCGGCCGTGCTTACAATGGCTGTCCCGTGCTGATCATCGTGCATCACAGGGATATCAAGCTCCTCAATCAGTGCGCGTTCAATTTCAAAACATTCTGGTGCTTTGATATCTTCAAGGTTGATCCCACCAAAAGTTGGAGCGATGGCTTTGATGATGGAGATGAGTTTTTGTGGATCTTTTTCATTGATTTCGATGTCAAAAGAATCGATTTTTGCAAATTTCTTAAATAAAACGCTTTTTCCTTCCATAACGGGTTTACTTGCTTCTGCTCCAATATCCCCAAGTCCCAAAACAGCAGTTCCATTGCTAATCACAGCAACAAGATTACTTTTGCTTGTAAGGTCATAGGATTTGAGTGGATTTGCTTGAATTTCCAAACAAGGATAAGCAACACCAGGGGAATAAGCAAGAGATAAATCTTCAAAGCTTTCAAGGGAAGTTTTTGGAGTGACTGCGATTTTGCCGCCTTGATGATAGGCAAGAGATTTTTGAATGATTTCTGACATTTGAAAAGTTCCTTTATTTGAAGTATTTAGCGTATTTCATCATATCAGACAAAGACAATAAAAACAAGAATGAATCTCAAAGTAGGTGTAGCTATAAGCCGAGTTCTGTATTGGGTGGGTATTTATCTAGAGGAACATTTCGCAATGCCCTTCAAGCGAGAAGTATAAAATCAAAGACAAAAACCATGCTTCTCTTGCTACGGATTGGGTTTACATGGACACTTTGAATTTCTCCAAAGTCGGTAGGCTCTTACCCCACCTTTTCACCCTTACCACTCAAAGTGGCGGTTATTTTCTGTTGCACTTTCCCTTAGATTGCTCTAGCCATTTGTTAAATGGAATCCTGTCTTTGTGTAGCTCGGACTTTCCTCTTTGAAATTCAAAGCAACCACCTGCTACACCTAATTTTTGAGAAACATAATTTTAGCTAAAATATTTAGCAAAGTTATCTAGATGGCAAGCAGGATCACAGAATGAAAAAGCTTTGGTTTATATTGGCATTAATGGTGGTTGGTTTGGTGGCCAAACCCTCAATTGTAAGTTCTCAGCCCATTAAAAAGGGAAAGTTAGATTCGCAAAATATGTTTTTGGGAGTTGTGAAATTTAAGGAAAACTCTCAGATTGCTTCACAAAGTAGTGGGGTTGTGGAGAAGATTTTGTTTGAATTGGGCGAAAGTGTCAAAAAGGGGGAGAATTTAGTCATCCTCAATTCGGATTTATTGCAAAAAGATATTGAATCTAAAGAAGCCAAGCTTAAGCAGGCCAAGCTTCTTAAAGAATATCAATTCAAAGAATTGGAGCGCTATAGAAATCTTTTAGAAAGCGATTCGATTGCATTGCAACAATACGAAAAACTCAATTATGAGTTTCAAGTTCAAGATTTGACGATCCTTTCTTTGGAAGCCGAACTTGAGCAAGCAAGGGTTGAGTTGTCCAAAAAGATCATTAAAGCTCCTTTTGATGGCGTGATTGTCAAAAAGAATGTCAATATTGGAGAGTGGATTAAGACTGGAGAGGGTATTTGTGAGATTTTGAATAATTCTAGAGTGGAAGCCATTATTGATGTTCCCAATGCAATTTTGCCTTTCAATAAACTTGGGGATTCTGTAAGTGTGAATATCAACAAGCAAAACTACACGGGTAAGATTAGAGCCATTATCCCCAAAGCAGATAGTCGCTCTCGCACTTTTCCTGTAGTGATTGCTCTTCCAAATGGAGAGCGCTTGTTTGATGGGATGGCTGCAAGTGCGATGCTTAAAAGTGGGGGAGAAAGTGAGGGATATATCGTGCCTCGTGATAGTGTGCTTGAGTATCGCAATCGTCCTAGTGTTTTTGTCATAAAAGATGGAAGGGCTTTGGCGGTGAGTGTAGAGGTTTTGGCGATTTCTGGAGGGATTGCTGTGGTAAGAGGGAATCTTAATGAAAAAGATCGTGTCATCTATAGAGGTCAATATCGTCTTCAAGATGGTGTAGAAGTGAGAGAGAGTATTGGAATGATGAAGCAAAAAGCAGAACTAGCATGAATTTAGTTAAAGGTGCGATCAAATACCCTGTTGTCGTTTTGGTAGGGATTATTTTTGTTTTTTTATTTGGAGGGATTGCGTTTTCTCATCTTCCCTATCAGCTAACTCCAAAAGTTGTTTATCCTGTGATTAGTATTTATACAAGCTGGAAGAATGCAAGTCCTTATGAAATTGAAGCAGAGATTATTGCCCCCCAAGAAAAGGCACTCAAAAGCTTAGAATCTTTACAAAGTATGACTTCTATCTCAAGGGAAGGGAGGGGGAGCATCACGTTGGAATTTAAGCAAGGGAGCAATATCAATACGCTCTTATTGCAGGTTTCTCAAAAGTTAGAAGAAGTTAGAGGATATCCCAATGATGTGAGCAAACCCATCATCAAAGCAAGTGGAGAGAATATCCCTCCAAGCATTTATCTTTTTTTGCAATCAACACAAGCCGATCTTTCTGTGGAAGATCAAAGAGTCTTTTTTGTGGAGAATGTTGTTCCATTTTTGGAAAGGATTCCTGGGGTAGGGGAAGTAAGTGTGTGGGGTGGAAGAGATGAGCAGATGCATATTCTCCTTGATACGCGTTTGCTTGCATATAACAATATTACAATTTCTGAAGTGATCTCTGCTATCAAGAGGGCCAATAGTAACACTTCTGCAGGAGTATTAGACTATAGCTCTAGGAGTTATCGTATCCGTGTTGATTCTAAATTTGCCTCCATTGAGGATATTTATAACACGGTGATTAAAAGTGAGGGGGGAAGAAATCTTTTATTGCGTGATGTAGCAGAGGTCAAAGAGGGATTTGCCAAAACTCAAGTTTATAGTTTTTATAACAATAAAGATGCGATTTCTGTGCGGATTCATCCAAGTGTATTTGCAAGTGTCTTAGAGCTCACAGATGCAGTCGAAAAAGAAGTCAAAAAGCTCAATGAGGGTATCCTAAAAGATCATCATCTAGAGCTTGCGTGGAGTAGGGATCAGCGAGGATATATCTTAGAATCCATTGCATTGGTCAAAGAAAATATTCTTTATGGGATTTTGTTTGCCGCGATTGTGTTGTTTGTTTTCCTAAGAAGTTTCAGCTCTGTTTTTGTTGTGGCGTTTGTGATTCCTGTGAGTATTTTTGGGACTTTTATTGTTTTGGAGTTTTTGGATCGCACTCTCAATGTGGTCTCTTTGGCAGGAATTTCATTTGCAATCAGTATGCTTGTTGATAATGCGATTGTGGTCCTTGAAAATATTCAAAGGCATCAAGCCCAAGGAAAGACCCTATACAAATCCTGTATTGATGGAGTGAGGGAAGTGGTTGGGGCTCTTTTTGCCTCTGTTTTGACGACTGTAGCGATCTTTGTCCCCATTTTGGGATTGCAAAGTGAGAGCGGTCAGCTCTTTTATGATATTGCCTTGAGTGCAACTTCTGCTCTTTTGATTTCTCTTTTTGTGTCTTTGTTTGTCGTGCCAATGATGACTTATCAAATGCAAAGTAAAAGTGAGTTTTTTGGATGTATAAAACGATGGATTCAAAAAGGTGCATCATTTGTGTTTTATCCATTTGATTATTGCGGAAAACTCTTTTATCGTTTGATGAGCGTTGTGCTGAAGGTGATTTTGACTTCTATTTGGGGAAGGATTGTTTGTATTGGTGGGTTTGTTGCATTAAGTTTTTGGCTTTATGGAATCCTTTTCCCCAAAATCTCTTATCTCCCTAGCGGAGATCAAAATTTTGCAATTTCTTATTTGAGTGCTCCTCCAGGATTATCTTATGAAGAGCGAAAAGAAATCGCTCAAGCATTTTATGAGCAAAACAAACAATATCTTAGTATCAATGGATACACAGCAAAGTCTCCCCAAGATGTGCCAGAAATCAAGGATTTGTTTTTTATTGGGAATGAATCTTTTATGATGATTGGTGCGATTGCTCAAGATCCTAAGCGTATCGGAGATTTGGCTAAAAAATTGCAACAAAATATCAATGATATTCCCTCAGTGAGAGGAAGCGTCTTTCAGCAAGGAATCTTTGATGCAGGAAATGGGGGGTTGAGTATCGATCTTTACCTTAATGGCTTGAATTTGGAAACATTGAGAGATGATGCGTATAAGATGATTGAAGCGATCAAGGAAAAAATGCCAAAAGCAAGCGTGAGGGCAATCCCAACGCTTGAAATCAACAATAAAGAAATCACTTTTTATCCTGATACACAAGCTTTGGCTCTCAATGGAATGGACCCTAAGGGATTTGGCGAGATTTTGAGCACATTGCTAAATGGAAGGACGATTGGAGAGTATCAAACCTCTAGTGGAAAAAATATTGATCTTGTTTTGAAATCTAAGCAACGCTCTTCTTTTGCACCAGAAGATTTGAATTATGCACAGATTTATACTCCACAAGGCAATGTTGTGTCATTGTATTCTTTAGCACAAATCAAAGAAGAATATGGAATCACGCAAATCCGCCACTATGAGCGTGATCGCAGTATGCTTTTGATTGTTATCCCTCCTCAAAATATGGCTTTAGAAGAAGCGCTCAATGTGATCAAAAATGAAGTCCTGCCCTCTGTTGGGCTTGATCCTCAAACCAAAGTTTTGTTAAAAGGGAGTGCAGATAAGCTTGAGCAAACCAAAGATGAGTTGTTGGGAGGCTTTGTTTTGGCTGTTGTGATCACTTATTTGCTTTTGTGTGCGTTGTATGGAAACTTTTTCTATCCTTTTGTGATTATTATGACTTTGCCTTTTGCTGTAGTGGGTGGGTTTATCGGACTAAAACTTACAAATCTCTTTGTCGCACCACAGCCGATGGATATCTTAGCGATGCTTGGAATGATCATTTTGGTGGGAAGTGTTGTGAATAATGCAATTTTGATTGTGTATCAGAGTTTGATCAATATGCGTGAGTATGGCATGCAAGCTTTACAAGGTGTCTTTGATGCGACATTGAGCAGGATTCGTCCTATTTATATGAGTATGCTGACAAGTGTTTTTGGATTATTGCCATTGGTGATTTTTAGTGGAAGTGGGAGTGAGATTTATCGTGGATTGGGTGCAGTGATCGTGGGAGGATTGGTTTTTTCGACTTTTGTGACGATTTTTGTTATTCCTGCGATTTTGCTCTTTTTTATCAAAGGTGAAGAAAAGTACCATTCCAAAGGAAAATGGCATTGAAAAAAATAGTGTGTTTAATCTGTTGTAGTGTGTTTTTGGGAGCTTTGGATCTTTATGAGAGTGTTGAGCTTGTTTTGCAAAAGAGCCATAAGCTCAAAGAGCAAGAAGCGATTTTGAAGAAATTTCAAGCTGATTTGGGCGTTTATGAAGGGAATTACTATCCAAAGATTGATTTCTCTTATAAGAGTGGATATGGAGCACTTTCAAACCAATTTGGAAATAAAGCAAGCTTGGGGCTAGAGCTTAATCTCTTCAATGGAATGAAGGATAAAAATTCCCTAGAGATGCAAAAAAAATACATTCAATCTCAAGAAGAAGAGATGAAAAAAGTGCAAGAAGAAGTTAAATATATGACAAAAAAACTCTATGTCCAAATTCTTCTTGCAAAGGGTGTTTTGGAGATTTCTAAAGAATCTGCCAAACTCTTGGAACTCCAGCTCAAGCAAGCTCAGCAATTTTATAAACAAGGGATTTGGGCAAAAAACAATGTCTTAAGCGTTGAGGTGAGTTTAGCAAGTGCACAATTAGATATCAACTCTAATACAACTCATTTAAACTATCTTCTTTCTGCTTTGGAGGCAATGATTGAAGAGCCAATCGATCTTGCTTTGATGAAAGATTTGCCTCTAAATACTGAAGAGATGGATTATGATCGCTTGAGCTTATTGATGTTTGAGTATAAGCCAGAATATCAAGCCATGCAGAGACAGAAAGAAGCCTTGATCTATGAAATTTCTTCTTTGAAGGGGAATTACTATCCAAAGATTGATCTAGGGATTTCTGGAGATTATAGCTTTGGAGGGAGGTATTATGGAGATTCTCAGGTATTTGTAGGTCTTGGAGTTTCCATTAATCTCTTCAATGGTTTGAAAGATGCAAAGAGAGTAGAAGCAAAGCAACAAGAGCTCCTCGCATTAGAATCTAAAATCTCTGCTTATAAACGAGATGCTCTCATTGAGCTTAAAAAGGCGATTGGGGATTTTAATTTGGCAAAAGATCAATATGTCTTATCCCAAAAAGCGATCCAAAATGCTCAAGAGAATTATCGCATCGTCTCAAATCGCTATAAACAAAAGCTTGAGACATCCAATGAGCTTCTTGATGCGGAATTGATGCTCAAAAATGCAAGAGCCAATCTCTTAAAATCACAATATGCAATTTGGGAGTATTCCTTCTATATCGAATTTTTGATGGGAGGGAATAAGGGGGTATTTTTCTAGGGGAACTTAGGATTTTTAGAGAATTGAAAGGGATAGGGTGAGGAGGATGGATTGATCAAATGACTTATTTATGTCCAAGAGCTAGTAGAGGGCAATGGGGGATTTTTCAAAACCGCATAAAACCTTAATGGATAAAATGCTCAAATTGAGTTTAGAAATGTATTGGCTGAGAGTATGTGAATCATCTGATGTATATTTGCTTTTTAGTAATTCAATGGCAATAAAAAATTTAAAGAGCGTATTGCGCACAAGATGTTGATATGTAGTATAGCAAATTTGCTATCAGAGAGAGAAGGTGAGCACAAGATACTTGCAAAATGCTCAAAAATCATTTAGAGAAATTGCTTTTCTTATATATCTGAAAGAATGTTGGAGTAGTTTGTGGGATTTTAAACAATGGTGGCCACGATTGGACTCGAACCAACGACCACTACCATGTCAAGGTAGTGCTCTACCAACTGAGCTACGCGACCAAAGACAAAATAAAGATGGTGGAGAATAGCGGGTTCGAACCGCTGACCCCAACGCTGCCAGCGTTGTGCTCTCCCAACTGAGCTAATTCCCCAAAGCAAAACGCAATTATACGCAAAAAGATAGAAAAATTATCGTTTTTTGCGTGCAAAAAGAGTGCTTCTAGAGTAAATCACTCCATATATTAAAATAAAAGCAAGAGAGATGAGAAGCAAAAATAAGTCATTTGAAGAAACAAAAGTTGAGAGAATCATAAAAGGAGAGACACTAAGCACGATAAAAAGGCTTGTTTTGGCATTGTGTTTTAAGAATCGCTTGTATAAGATGGTGTGCAAGTGAAGTTTGTCGGGTTGCACTGGAGAGAGATGTCTGATAAATTTTCTGCGATAGATAGAAAAAATCACTTCCCAAAAAGGGTAAATCAAAAGAGCGATGCCAAACCAAGGAGAGATATTGGGGGTTGTCTCTCCATTTAGAGGGGTTTGTGTGATGTGGATCAGTAATCCTGCAAGAACAAATCCCAAGAAATAAGCCCCCCCATCACCCAAAAAAATCTTCCCCCAAGGAAAATTAAAGATAAAAAATCCCAACACAGAAGCTATAAGGATGACAATAAGACAAGATTCAATCAAAGAGTGGGGTAGGAGAAAATAAAGACACACAAGAGCCAAAAGAGTGATTCCGCTTGCCAATCCATTAAATCCATCAATAATATTGAGGGCATTGACCATTCCGACAATGGCAAAGATACTAAAAGGAATGCCAATATAGGCAGGTAGTTCTATACCAAAACCAAGATTTGATAAGTAACTTTCACTCAAAAAGACAAAAAAACCAGCACCAAGACATTGCAAAATCAATCTTGTTTTGGGGTTAAGAGAGGCGTTGAAATCTTCGATGATTCCACTCATAAAAATAATACTTCCACCTACAAAAAGCCCAAGAAAAAGAGGTTGAGGATGATAGAGATAAAACAAAACAAGTCCCCAAAAGAAAGGAGCAAAAATACCAATCCCTCCTGCTCTTGGAGTAGGGAGGGTATGCATTTTCTGCGGTTTTTTATCCATTTCAGAATCAATAAATAATCTATATTTTTTGGCAAGAAAAATCACGCTCAAGTGAAGTATTACAGAAAAAAGAAAAGAGCTAATGAAGAGCTTTAGAATCATTTCATCCATAAAGATTTTTCCCATTCATATGCGCTTTTGCAAATGAGCTTTAGATCATCATATTGAGGCTTCCAATCTGTATGAGAGATGAGGCGTTCGTTACTTGCAATAAGAATCGCAGGATCTCCATCTCTAGGGTGATCAATCTCTGCACAAAAATCAACTCCACTGACTTCTTTCATCGTCTCAATTACTTCTTTGACGCTATAGCCACGATTGTATCCGACATTGAAGATGTCAGATTGCTTGTGAGTTTGGAGATATTTAAAAGCACTAAGATGAGCAGTTGCTAAGTCATTGATATGAATATAATCTCTGATGCAAGTCCCATCTTGTGTTGGATAGCAATCTCCATAAATTGACATTTTTGCACGCTTGCCAATCGCGCATTCGCTAGCGACCTTGATCAGGTGTGTGGCATTAAGACTTCTTTGTCCCAAACCGCTAGAATGCTTTAGTTCCTCTTCTGTATTGTGGATGTTGGCCCCAGCGACATTGAAATATCTTAGAGCGATATAGGTGAAGTCATGCACCTTGCTCACATCTTTCAAAACCTGCTCACTCATCAGTTTGGAGCTTCCATAGGGGTTGATTGGGTTGAGGAGACATTCTTCTGTGACGGGATTGATAGAGGGTTCGCCATAGACTGCAGCTGTAGAACTAAAGAGAAATTTTGGAATATGATTTTGCACACATAGATGAATGAAGTTTGTCGTATTGAGCGCGTTGTTGAGATAATACTTGAGGGGGTTTGAGACTGATTCACTTACGATAATAGAGGCTGCAAAATGAATAACAGCATCAAAGTGATGGGCTTGCATGATTTGATCAAGTTTCTCAAGATCATTGAGATTTGCTTGGATGAGTTGTACTCTTGAGGGAAATTTCTGATTGAGATAGTCAAAGTTTTGTATAAATCCCGTGCTGAGATCATCGATAATTATGATTTGCGCATCAGTTTGTCTTAAAAATTCATATGCTGTATGAGAGCCAATATACCCACTTCCGCCAGTGAAAAGAAGCTTCATTGTTTCCTCCTTTTGGGAATATTTTTATAATTATAGTGCTTTTATCGCACCAAGTTGTGATCTATGAAAATAGGTTAAAATTTTGTTTTTATTTTTAGGAAGTGGTTAGAAAGTATGTCAAAACGCATTTTTTATTCTGTTGTTATTTTGATTAGTCTTAGTATCGTTATGGTTTATTCTCTCTCAATTTATGTGGCAATGTCTTATGGATATGCACCCACTCATTTTGTGCAAAGACAGATCATTGCAGCGATTATTTCGATTCTTTTGATTTGGGCAATTTCTCATTTTAATATTGATAATTTTTTGAGTTGGTTTGGTTGGTTTTTGTTGATTGGATCTTTTTTGTGTATTTTGGTGATGCCTTTGTTGCCTGAGAGTTTGGCTTCAAGCGCTGGAGGAGCGAAACGCTGGATCAGATTGGCAGGATTCTCATTTGCTCCGCTTGAGTTTTTTAAAATTGGATTTGTGTTTTTCTTGGCATGGAGTTTTGCGCGTAAATTTTCCCATGATCATAGTCTTTCAACCGTCGAAGAGATCAAAAAATTTCTGCCTTATATTGTTTTGTTTATGGCTTGTATGGGTGCTGTTGTGGTTTTTCAAAATGACTTTGGGCAAGCCTTTTTGTTGGCATTGACGATGTGTTTGATGTTTATTTATTCTGGAGGAAGTATCAAGGCTGTCTCATTTTGGTTTATCCTAGCTATTGTTGCGACTCTAGCAGTTATTGCCTTAAGTCCTCATCGAATCTTGCGTATCAAAACTTGGTGGGCTGTCGCACAAGATTTTATTCTTTCTATTTTTCCAAGTAAATTTGCTGATTTCTTTCGCGTTGAAGATTTTCCTGAGCCCTATCAAATCTATCACGCGGGGAATGCGATATGGAATGGAGGATTTTTTGGGAGCGGAGTTGGCGATGGGATTGTGAAGCTTGGGTTTTTGAGTGAAGTGCATACAGATATGATCTTGGCAGGAATCTCTGAAGAGCTAGGATTTATAGGGATTTTATTTTTGTGTTGTTTGTTTATTTGGGGGATTTTGCATCCTATTTTTAAGATTGCTAATCGTGTAGAAAATAAAGTGTATTCCTTGTTTTGTATTGGGGTGGCTTGCTTGCTTTGCTTTTCATTTTTGATCAATGCTTTTGGTGTGACTGGAATCATCCCCATTAAGGGGATTGCTGTCCCCTTTTTGAGTTATGGGGGTAGCTCACTGATGGCAAACTGCATCGCTCTTGGGCTCGTTTTGGGGATTGCTAGAAAAATCTCTTCTTAGGGCTATTTT from Helicobacter kayseriensis encodes:
- a CDS encoding TolC family protein, translating into MKKIVCLICCSVFLGALDLYESVELVLQKSHKLKEQEAILKKFQADLGVYEGNYYPKIDFSYKSGYGALSNQFGNKASLGLELNLFNGMKDKNSLEMQKKYIQSQEEEMKKVQEEVKYMTKKLYVQILLAKGVLEISKESAKLLELQLKQAQQFYKQGIWAKNNVLSVEVSLASAQLDINSNTTHLNYLLSALEAMIEEPIDLALMKDLPLNTEEMDYDRLSLLMFEYKPEYQAMQRQKEALIYEISSLKGNYYPKIDLGISGDYSFGGRYYGDSQVFVGLGVSINLFNGLKDAKRVEAKQQELLALESKISAYKRDALIELKKAIGDFNLAKDQYVLSQKAIQNAQENYRIVSNRYKQKLETSNELLDAELMLKNARANLLKSQYAIWEYSFYIEFLMGGNKGVFF
- a CDS encoding MraY family glycosyltransferase, with product MGKIFMDEMILKLFISSFLFSVILHLSVIFLAKKYRLFIDSEMDKKPQKMHTLPTPRAGGIGIFAPFFWGLVLFYLYHPQPLFLGLFVGGSIIFMSGIIEDFNASLNPKTRLILQCLGAGFFVFLSESYLSNLGFGIELPAYIGIPFSIFAIVGMVNALNIIDGFNGLASGITLLALVCLYFLLPHSLIESCLIVILIASVLGFFIFNFPWGKIFLGDGGAYFLGFVLAGLLIHITQTPLNGETTPNISPWFGIALLIYPFWEVIFSIYRRKFIRHLSPVQPDKLHLHTILYKRFLKHNAKTSLFIVLSVSPFMILSTFVSSNDLFLLLISLAFILIYGVIYSRSTLFARKKR
- the galE gene encoding UDP-glucose 4-epimerase GalE, which produces MKLLFTGGSGYIGSHTAYEFLRQTDAQIIIIDDLSTGFIQNFDYLNQKFPSRVQLIQANLNDLEKLDQIMQAHHFDAVIHFAASIIVSESVSNPLKYYLNNALNTTNFIHLCVQNHIPKFLFSSTAAVYGEPSINPVTEECLLNPINPYGSSKLMSEQVLKDVSKVHDFTYIALRYFNVAGANIHNTEEELKHSSGLGQRSLNATHLIKVASECAIGKRAKMSIYGDCYPTQDGTCIRDYIHINDLATAHLSAFKYLQTHKQSDIFNVGYNRGYSVKEVIETMKEVSGVDFCAEIDHPRDGDPAILIASNERLISHTDWKPQYDDLKLICKSAYEWEKSLWMK
- a CDS encoding FtsW/RodA/SpoVE family cell cycle protein; this encodes MSKRIFYSVVILISLSIVMVYSLSIYVAMSYGYAPTHFVQRQIIAAIISILLIWAISHFNIDNFLSWFGWFLLIGSFLCILVMPLLPESLASSAGGAKRWIRLAGFSFAPLEFFKIGFVFFLAWSFARKFSHDHSLSTVEEIKKFLPYIVLFMACMGAVVVFQNDFGQAFLLALTMCLMFIYSGGSIKAVSFWFILAIVATLAVIALSPHRILRIKTWWAVAQDFILSIFPSKFADFFRVEDFPEPYQIYHAGNAIWNGGFFGSGVGDGIVKLGFLSEVHTDMILAGISEELGFIGILFLCCLFIWGILHPIFKIANRVENKVYSLFCIGVACLLCFSFLINAFGVTGIIPIKGIAVPFLSYGGSSLMANCIALGLVLGIARKISS